Proteins encoded within one genomic window of Anopheles gambiae chromosome 3, idAnoGambNW_F1_1, whole genome shotgun sequence:
- the LOC1277661 gene encoding enhancer of mRNA-decapping protein 4 homolog isoform X3, producing the protein MLILAIITTVELSRLLQRVYLRRYLADPAHIEQQQQQHQSAPLLNHISSSLLERLEFTMETTDRTVSTVASGSKKFVFNADDSQHSFKTTDKNITVVCTEGKHDRGSSKIKLVNVVNFKWEQKNYPGRLIACHKDCYLLAYSIRVTKQSKSEGMVRVAHLDLPERGLIKGLSDEILDLQFSHNSTTECLLGIIERTTLHVHQVLVKGEKVTTALKVKIVDPLEGHVPICDRITWCPYLGDGTDFNDEFAKQLLVWTRGSTFQCYSISVLTKSYIDTTDLKASDIEEGGFKANDGEATITGSVFSDDGTTLALSSSDGLIRFYQVYQHANDRSPRRLHLWKPHDGKPITSFFFLDNYTETVNNKTIWKHAITCAENNAEIKVWCCESWECLQTVRLTSPVEASLHFKAEIDISSTYLVLTERSTRQIYVLQVRKGQSAGSSAESEPNKPTLSKGGTRSIVQPYIVSIAEYPLSASVLGFSILYAAAGNSKYGDYDDDEDDEQASPKCVMIRMFLVQPNNLQDCTLMYEAIPDSESEPLTKELTDDPVRDDAEASESTGNSSSVSSSASNETTDNNVSHGPSEEDDRLVDETAAKSKKVDGKNGAQGTLNNGSDNVEEEEEEDDSNNPIALKMAEAAQKLNDVFVSIRTANSSAEGTNVGGTSGPTTPASSSNKVNLMTPDSFSTPGSATRSEKIKSDETVNPDVLSTLFMLAKATKQHQQQQPPASVADMVASAGQQVTQPTTMPTTDALEAFVNMVKNRSEAADDSVAASKAKHRNSTNGPGNNTEEDSVTDAPTVPPMPSAEMLASGGSSPSREVQQIMSTKGPVISMVEDLFLYSCVERKDDYDEEEEEEDDEEEGVVNVADRFDEEDGVVVVVPNGTNDNADEEVVDEKDPEPDVADASVLLSAEKASVAASALKEPAADPTIEREEVSVQRKSSALLHDSPGEESAKVEPNDEPSVSGFWPSSVPTDVPAVGKDVVTTAPPTIVHVPDSSKQIAELSSKLDRMMDLMVAQSRQIEQLNVQLDAMKKARVEEQRKNSATMNRFNQTLPKTIETQLSGLLVQHSLKMEQTLVSCFNNQQARIAETLTHLPQAMIAQLQGRLLQAIVQEMQQKLLPAINGKLDMVQRAVAADLAEKLRTNEGAIRDSIQRTVRSEPVMKAMSTAIQTGMRTVLYDVYHASLREVILPSYSKQCEELFRQMSKAFSYGILELIQKVDKHLEGIGKMQDRTGELVESVRQLPKELSTTADQTTIATVRALRETIEKDMRGLHASLLRSVREHIRQEIEKGFEAQASSLEDSVLSVVRSQAQTPAPSNMDVQDQIKQYLNGGQINKAFHKALLSNDLSLVEFLLERADHKQVFNPCPLEQTVLLSLIQQISADMANHNELKHKYLSDAIVNLDFQDPITKEHSPKVIMELISNCQKFMTANPQNPLCTSLKMLVIAAQYIGFKNT; encoded by the exons ATGCTAATTTTGGCCATCATCACCACAGTTGAGTTGTCTCGGTTGTTGCAACGCGTTTATTTGCGCCGATATTTAGCAGATCCTGCACACatagaacagcagcagcagcagcaccagtcaGCTCCTTTATTGAACCATATATCATCGTCCTTGCTAGAGCGCCTTGAGTTCACCATGGAAACCACCGACCGAACCGTCTCTACCGTCGCGAGCGGCAGCAAGAAGTT CGTATTCAATGCGGACGATAGTCAACATTCCTTCAAGACCACCGATAAGAACATCACAGTCGTGTGTACCGAGGGCAAACATGACCGTGGCAGTTCGAAGATCAAGCTGGTCAACGTGGTCAACTTCAAATGGGAACAGAAAAACTACCCGGGCCGGTTGATAGCCTGCCACAAGGATTGCTATCTGCTGGCTTACTCGATTCGAG TAACGAAGCAGTCGAAGAGCGAAGGTATGGTCCGGGTAGCTCATCTGGACCTGCCCGAACGGGGGCTGATCAAGGGCCTGTCGGACGAGATACTGGATCTGCAGTTCTCGCACAACAGCACCACCGAATGTCTGCTCGGCATCATCGAACGGACGACCCTGCACGTGCACCAGGTGCTGGTGAAGGGCGAGAAGGTGACCACCGCGCTGAAGGTGAAAATCGTCGACCCGCTCGAGGGGCACGTGCCGATCTGCGATCGCATCACGTGGTGCCCGTACCTGGGCGACGGTACCGACTTTAACGACGAGTTTGCGAAGCAACTGCTCGTGTGGACGCGCGGTTCCACCTTCCAGTGCTACAGTATTAGCGTGCTGACGAAATCGTACATCGATACGACCGACCTGAAAGCGTCCGACATCGAGGAGGGCGGGTTTAAGGCGAACGATGGCGAAGCCACCATCACCGGCAGCGTGTTTTCCGACGACGGTACCACGCTCGCGCTCAGCTCGAGCGACGGTCTCATCCGGTTCTACCAGGTGTACCAGCACGCGAACGATCGGTCCCCCCGGCGGCTGCACCTGTGGAAACCGCACGACGGCAAGCCGATCACGAGCTTCTTCTTCCTGGACAACTACACCGAAACGGTCAACAACAAGACGATCTGGAAGCACGCGATCACGTGCGCGGAAAACAACGCCGAGATTAAGGTGTGGTGCTGCGAGTCCTGGGAGTGTCTGCAGACGGTCCGGCTGACGTCGCCGGTCGAGGCGTCGCTCCACTTCAAGGCGGAAATCGACATATCCTCCACGTACCTGGTGCTGACCGAGCGCAGCACGCGCCAGATCTACGTGCTGCAGGTGCGCAAGGGACAGTCGGCGGGCTCGTCGGCGGAAAGCGAACCGAACAAGCCGACCCTCTCCAAGGGCGGCACACGCTCGATCGTGCAGCCGTACATTGTTTCGATTGCGGAGTACCCGCTGTCGGCATCGGTGCTTGGCTTTTCGATACTGTACGCGGCGGCCGGCAACTCGAAGTACGGCGACtacgacgacgatgaggacgaCGAGCAGGCGTCACCGAAGTGTGTCATGATTCGTATGTTCCTCGTGCAACCGAACAACCTGCAGGACTGTACGCTCATGTACGAAGCCATTCCGGACAGTGAAAGTGAACCGCTAACGAAGGAACTAACGGACGACCCGGTCCGGGATGATGCGGAGGCATCGGAAAGCACGGGCAACTCGTCGTCCGTGTCGTCCTCCGCTTCCAACGAAACCACGGACAACAATGTGTCGCACGGCCCTTCGGAGGAGGATGATCGTTTGGTGGACGAAACGGCAGCGAAGAGCAAGAAGGTTGATGGGAAGAACGGTGCGCAAGGCACGCTGAACAACGGATCGGACAATgtcgaagaggaggaggaggaggatgataGCAATAACCCCATAGCGCTGAAAATGGCCGAAGCGGCTCAGAAGTTAAACGACGTGTTTGTATCTATCCGCACGGCAAACTCTTCTGCGGAGGGAACAAACGTTGGTGGTACGAGTGGACCTACGACGCCGGccagtagcagcaacaaagtGAATCTTATGACACCGGACTCCTTCAGCACACCGGGCAGCGCTACCAGATCAG aaaaaatcaaaagcgACGAAACCGTCAATCCGGACGTACTCAGCACCCTGTTTATGCTGGCCAAAGCCACtaaacagcaccagcagcagcagccgccagcGTCGGTTGCGGATATGGTGGCGTCCGCTGGCCAGCAGGTCACGCAGCCCACCACAATGCCGACGACGGACGCACTGGAAGCGTTCGTGAACATGGTGAAGAATCGCTCGGAAGCGGCCGACGATAGTGTGGCGGCCAGTAAGGCGAAGCATCGAAATTCCACCAACGGGCCAGGCAATAATACGGAGGAGGATAGCGTTACAG ATGCTCCAACGGTACCACCGATGCCATCGGCGGAGATGCTTGCTAGCGGCGGTTCGAGCCCGAGCCGGGAGGTGCAGCAAATCATGTCGACCAAGGGACCGGTCATCAGCATGGTCGAGGATCTGTTCCTGTACTCGTGCGTCGAGCGGAAGGACGAttacgacgaggaggaggaggaggaagacgaCGAAGAGGAAGGTGTGGTGAACGTGGCCGACCGGTTCGATGAAGAGGACGGcgtggtagttgtggtacCAAACGGTACCAACGACAATGCGGACGAGGAAGTGGTGGACGAGAAAGATCCGGAGCCGGATGTGGCAGACGCTAGCGTGTTGTTGTCCGCAGAAAAGGCATCGGTTGCGGCGTCCGCCCTGAAGGAACCGGCAGCAGACCCCACCATCGAGCGGGAGGAAGTTTCGGTGCAAAGAAAGTCCTCCGCCCTGCTCCACGACAGTCCAGGTGAGGAAAGCGCGAAGGTGGAACCGAACGATGAGCCTTCCGTGTCCGGCTTTTGGCCGTCGTCCGTACCGACGGATGTGCCGGCGGTTGGAAAGGACGTTGTTACGACGGCACCACCGACCATCGTGCACGTGCCCGACTCTTCGAAGCAAATAGCCGAGCTGAGCAGCAAGCTGGACCGCATGATGGACCTCATGGTGGCACAGTCGCGCCAGATCGAGCAGCTGAACGTGCAGCTGGACGCGATGAAGAAGGCCCGGGTGGAGGAGCAGCGCAAGAACAGTGCCACGATGAACCGGTTCAACCAGACGCTGCCGAAAACGATCGAAACGCAACTGTCCGGGCTGCTGGTGCAGCACTCGCTCAAGATGGAGCAGACGCTGGTGAGCTGCTTCAACAATCAGCAGGCCCGCATCGCCGAAACCCTAACGCACCTACCTCAGGCGATGATTGCGCAGCTGCAAGGCCGTCTGCTGCAGGCGATCGTGCAGGAGATGCAGCAGAAGCTGCTGCCCGCGATTAACGGCAAGCTGGACATGGTGCAGCGTGCCGTCGCCGCGGATCTGGCGGAAAAGCTGCGCACCAACGAAGGCGCCATCCGGGACTCGATTCAGCGCACGGTGCGAAGTGAG ccTGTCATGAAGGCAATGTCCACGGCCATACAGACAGGCATGCGGACGGTGCTGTACGACGTGTACCACGCATCGCTGCGCGAGGTGATCCTGCCCAGCTACAGCAAACAATGTGAAGAACTGTTCCGACAGATGAGCAAAGCCTTCTCGTATGGCATACTGGAAC TCATACAAAAGGTCGACAAACACCTGGAGGGCATAGGGAAGATGCAGGACCGTACCGGCGAGCTAGTGGAAAGCGTCCGGCAGCTGCCGAAGGAGCTCAGCACGACGGCCGACCAAACGACGATAGCGACCGTGCGGGCGCTGCGCGAAACGATCGAGAAGGATATGCGCGGGCTGCACGCGTCGCTGCTCCGGTCGGTGCGCGAGCACATCCGGCAGGAGATCGAGAAGGGCTTCGAGGCACAGGCGTCCTCGCTGGAAGACTCCGTCCTGTCGGTGGTGCGCTCGCAGGCCCAAACGCCCGCCCCGAGCAACATGGACGTGCAGGACCAGATCAAGCAGTACCTGAACGGGGGCCAGATCAACAAAGCCTTCCACAAGGCGCTGCTGTCGAACGATCTGAGCCTGGTGGAGTTTCTGCTCGAGCGGGCCGACCACAAGCAGGTGTTCAATCCGTGCCCGCTCGAGCAAACCGTGCTGCTGTCGCTCATACAGCAAATTTCCGCCGACATGGCAAACCACAATGAACTGAAGCACAA GTACTTGTCCGATGCAATCGTCAATCTAGACTTTCAGGATCCGATCACGAAGGAACACTCGCCGAAGGTGATCATGGAGCTGATCAGCAACTGTCAGAAGTTTATGACCGCGAACCCACAGAACCCGCTCTGCACCAGCCTGAAGATGCTGGTCATTGCCGCGCAGTACATTGGCTTCAAGAATACCTGA